A stretch of the Papaver somniferum cultivar HN1 chromosome 6, ASM357369v1, whole genome shotgun sequence genome encodes the following:
- the LOC113291325 gene encoding uncharacterized protein LOC113291325, with the protein MEEIVEEGQQFTCKICFEYVHVSNKFIIQDCVYDHFHCTNYASKHMETQVVDYNNSKVTCIDPEYQALYEISRCDSLLFGSTIEKWQRCLCEWVVTSEDGRMAYCPYVDCSKLIVDECTGGQARDVSCPNCKGKQV; encoded by the coding sequence ATGGAGGAAATAGTAGAAGAGGGTCAACAATTCACATGCAAGATATGTTTTGAATACGTTCATGTATCTAATAAGTTCATTATTCAAGATTGTGTTTATGATCATTTTCACTGCACCAACTATGCTTCTAAGCACATGGAAACACAAGTGGTAGATTATAATAATTCAAAGGTTACTTGTATTGATCCTGAGTATCAAGCACTGTATGAGATTTCAAGGTGTGACAGTTTACTTTTTGGATCCACGATAGAGAAATGGCAAAGGTGCCTTTGTGAATGGGTAGTAACTTCAGAAGATGGAAGAATGGCTTATTGCCCTTACGTTGATTGTTCAAAGCTGATTGTCGATGAGTGCACTGGTGGTCAGGCACGAGATGTATCATGTCCTAATTGCAAGGGGAAACAGGTGTAA